In Altererythrobacter aquiaggeris, the genomic stretch ATAACCGCGATGGAGCAGAACGCCTTCTTCACCGTCAATGTAGGTGAGCGCACTTTCGCAGCTTGCCGTCGATGTGAAACCGGGATCGAACGTAAAGGCGCCAGTCTGGGCGTATAATTTGCGGATATCGACCACGTCCGGGCCGACACTTCCGTTCAGAACGGGATAATCGTAATTCTGGCCGCCCAGTGCCAGCGTCGCCTGTTTGTCCGCCAAAATGCGTACTCCTTAACGTATAATCTATCAGCTTGCTGACGCTGCTTGCGCGTCAATCCGCGCGAGGCTTTCTTCTCTGCCGAGTAGCACCAGCACATCGAAAATTCCGGGTGAAGTCGTTCGCCCGGTTAGCGCAGCCCGCAAAGGCTGCGCCAGCTTGCCGAGGCCCAGTTCCAGTTCCTCCGCAAGTGATTTCAGACTGGCCTCCAGCGCGTCCAAAGTCCAGTCCTTTTCCGCGCTCAAATGGCCATAAACCCGCGTTAAATAGCCCTTCGCATCATCATCAAGCAATCCCGCCGCTTTTTCGGTAATTTCAAGCGGTCGCTGCTCGAACAGAAACGCGCTGCCTTCGGCAAGTTCGTTAATGTCTTTCGCCCGGGTTTTGAGCACGGGCATGGCGCGTTGCAGCAGATTCAGGTCAAAATCGCCGGTAATCCGCTTACCCACCAGTCCGGCTAGCGTGCGGTCGTCGGTATCGCGGATGTAAAGACCGTTGAGGTTCTGGAGCTTCGCGATGTCAAACCGCGAGGGGCTTTTGCCCACGCCGCCCAGATCAAACAGGTCAATCGCTTCCTTTCGCGTGATAACCTCCTTGTCACCATAACCCCAGCCTAACCGCAGCAGGTAATTGAACAACGCGTCAGACAATATTCCCATTTCGTCGCGATATGCTTCGACGCCCAATGCTCCATGGCGTTTTGACAACTTGGCGCCGTCAGCACCGTGGATCAGCGGAATGTGCGCATAGACCGGGTCGCCCCATCCGCCCTCGATTGTATCCATGGCGCGATAGATCGGCAGCTGCCGAAATGCGTTATTGAGATGGTCGTCACCGCGAATGATATGCGTACACCCCATGTCATGATCATCCACGACCGCGGCGAGCATGTAGGTCGGCGTACCGTCAGCCCGCAGAATGATGTAATCGTCGATCTCTTCATTCTGGACCGTCACTTTGCCCTGAACGAGGTCATCGATCGAGGTCGCACCCTGTGTGGGCACTTTCAGCCTGACGGTAAATGGGACATCTGCCGGCGCGTCGCCGGGATCACGGTCGCGCCAGCGGCCATCGTAGCGCAGCTGTTGTTTGGCGGCGCGCTGGGCATCGCGCATTTCAGCCAGTTCGTCTGTCGTGGCATAACAGCGGTAGGCGTGCCCGGCGTCCAGCAGCGCGTTTGCGACTTCGGAATGCCTGCCAGCGCGGCTGGATTGAAAGACGGGTTCCGCATCATAGTCCAGACCGAGCCAGTCCAGACCATCGATAATCGCATCTATAGCTTCCTGCGTGGAGCGGGCCTTGTCGGTATCTTCAATCCTGAGCAGCGCTTTTCCACCATGGTGCCGCGCGAACAGCCAGTTAAACAAGGCGGTCCTTGCCCCGCCAATATGCAAAAACCCGGTTGGCGAGGGTGCAAAGCGGGTGACAATGTTCGCGTTATCGCTTGCCATGTGGTGTGTGTTACTTTCCAATGGTTTAATGGTGACCGGACCAGTTCAGGTACCCATAGAGGGGGCCGATCTGCAAACCGATGCTGCACTGCAGCGTCCTTGGCGCAGCGGCCTCAACTTGTCCAGTATCGGCGATGCGGCGGATGCGTGGTTATCAAATGCGGGGTTTGACCGCGGGCCATGGATCGCTGTCGCATTCGCATCAGGCATCGCGCTATGGTTTGTTCTGCACGAACCATGGCACTGGATAGCGACAATTACCGCTTGTGTGTTGGCTTCCATCGCGGCTGCATCGCTTTGGCGCGAGCGCGTATTCCGGGTAAATCTGAGACTGGCCGTTGTGACGCTGGGCCTGGTCGTTGCAGCAGGGATTTCGGTCATCTGGGCGCGGTCCGAATTGGTCGGCGCCGAACCGATCGACTATCCAAAAGTGGTGCGGTTCGACGCAAAGATACTTGAACGCGAAGAACAGCCCGCCCGCGGCAGGGTCAGGCTTGTTGTGGCGATGCGTGATGCCGAAAGCGGATCTGCCCGGCGGCTACGCGTCAATCTACCGGCCGAACACGATGTTGATGGATTGGAAGAAGGCGCCGTCGTGCGGATGCGCGCACGGCTGATGCCGCCAGCGCCCCCGATGCTGCCGGGCGGCTATGATTTTGCGCGTACTGCCTGGTTTGCCGGGTTTGCCGCAACGGGAAGCGTTCTCGGAGAAGTCGAGGTCAGGCAAAGGGCGGACGAGAGCGGCCTTCTGGCCCCCCTTCAGCGGTTTCTGTCCGCGCATGTGCGGCGCAATCTGGATGGCTCGGCCGGGTCGATCGCTGCAGCTTTCGCGTCAGGTGACCGGGGAGCAATTTCAAATGCCGATGAAGAAGCCATGCGCGATGCCGGGCTTACACACCTGCTTTCCATCAGCGGTTTGCACGTCAGCGCCGTGATCGCCGGCGCATATTATGTGGCCATAACCCTGCTGGCGCTTTGGCCATGGTTGGCGCTGAGGGTGCGGTTGCCGCTTGCTGCGGCGGCCTTCGCGGCATTGGCCGGCATCGGGTACACGCTTCTGACTGGATCGGAGGTACCGACAATCAGAAGCTGCGTCGGAGCTGTCCTGATCCTCATCGCATTGGCGATGGGGCGTGAACCGCTTTCACTGCGAATGGTATCGGTTGCCGCACTGTTTGTGCTGCTTCTGTGGCCGGAAACGCTGGTGGGGCCGAGCTTTCAAATGAGCTTTTCAGCAGTCATCGCGATCATCGCACTTCACAATTCGGAACCTGTCAGGCAATTCCTTGCCCCTCGTGAGGAGCGTTGGATCTCGCGAACCGGGCGGCGGGCGTTTATGTTGCTTGTCACCGGGTTGGTGATCGAAATAGCGTTGATGCCAATCGTCATGTTCCATTTTCATCGGGCCGGGCTTTACGGCGCACTTGCCAACGTAATCGCTATTCCGCTGACAACCTTTGTCTCTATGCCGCTTATCGCGATTGCCCTCACTTTAGA encodes the following:
- the gltX gene encoding glutamate--tRNA ligase translates to MASDNANIVTRFAPSPTGFLHIGGARTALFNWLFARHHGGKALLRIEDTDKARSTQEAIDAIIDGLDWLGLDYDAEPVFQSSRAGRHSEVANALLDAGHAYRCYATTDELAEMRDAQRAAKQQLRYDGRWRDRDPGDAPADVPFTVRLKVPTQGATSIDDLVQGKVTVQNEEIDDYIILRADGTPTYMLAAVVDDHDMGCTHIIRGDDHLNNAFRQLPIYRAMDTIEGGWGDPVYAHIPLIHGADGAKLSKRHGALGVEAYRDEMGILSDALFNYLLRLGWGYGDKEVITRKEAIDLFDLGGVGKSPSRFDIAKLQNLNGLYIRDTDDRTLAGLVGKRITGDFDLNLLQRAMPVLKTRAKDINELAEGSAFLFEQRPLEITEKAAGLLDDDAKGYLTRVYGHLSAEKDWTLDALEASLKSLAEELELGLGKLAQPLRAALTGRTTSPGIFDVLVLLGREESLARIDAQAASAS
- a CDS encoding ComEC/Rec2 family competence protein, giving the protein MVTGPVQVPIEGADLQTDAALQRPWRSGLNLSSIGDAADAWLSNAGFDRGPWIAVAFASGIALWFVLHEPWHWIATITACVLASIAAASLWRERVFRVNLRLAVVTLGLVVAAGISVIWARSELVGAEPIDYPKVVRFDAKILEREEQPARGRVRLVVAMRDAESGSARRLRVNLPAEHDVDGLEEGAVVRMRARLMPPAPPMLPGGYDFARTAWFAGFAATGSVLGEVEVRQRADESGLLAPLQRFLSAHVRRNLDGSAGSIAAAFASGDRGAISNADEEAMRDAGLTHLLSISGLHVSAVIAGAYYVAITLLALWPWLALRVRLPLAAAAFAALAGIGYTLLTGSEVPTIRSCVGAVLILIALAMGREPLSLRMVSVAALFVLLLWPETLVGPSFQMSFSAVIAIIALHNSEPVRQFLAPREERWISRTGRRAFMLLVTGLVIEIALMPIVMFHFHRAGLYGALANVIAIPLTTFVSMPLIAIALTLDIAGIGAPFWWLAGKSLDLMLAIAHFTSAQPGAVKLAPHMGTGLFALFLAGSLWLALWRGKGRLYGLFPVLAGAIGVFNLSAPDVLVSSDGRHVGIAGEGDILLMLRDSRSSYASDNLQEMAGLSGQIIALDRWPGARCSRDFCTITIVREGKAWSILMARSKDLVEESALAAACEASDIVVADRFLPRSCQPKWLKADRRTLAQSGGLALFLGKQRIDRVSDTQGRHGWWQPWEPGKR